In Plasmodium malariae genome assembly, chromosome: 11, the following proteins share a genomic window:
- the PmUG01_11050100 gene encoding conserved Plasmodium protein, unknown function, whose product TGVVYDENQKSVQFHITLWIVITCIIAFLLGTYATLEISKTKDSLLYSKINTSNNAK is encoded by the exons aCAGGAGTAGTGTATGATGAAAACCAGAAGAGCGTTCAGTTCCATATTACCTTGTG GATCGTGATAACTTGTATCATTGCATTCCTTTTGGGAACCTATGCCACGCTTGAAATCTCTAAa ACAAAGGACTCATTGCTGTACTCAAAGATTAACACATCCAACAACGCAAAATGA
- the ROP14 gene encoding rhoptry protein ROP14, putative, producing the protein MEKNDINKSTKILINNKEIDSIQSLTTIKNYIKIFFEKTFIQNSTSSETFQYKSKALENTFWCAQIIYTRIILLSCFFSFVVSWNQNVALIGKDGLTPAREYVNRVFEELRGENVWTKFQNFHSLFWLLPVTDFVINLLPLVGIMLSVVSLLLNRINLVTVVPIYIILQSIYSIGNIWFNYVFEIELLELVFLCLFVIPLWENPLKSKYSTTCLMKYICRFFVFKVLLGTSLIRFKNSELWSRLEGKYYLYETQPLPSTISYLFHSSVLVSKLDNLFCIICECVFSFFVLFPIRSFRLVGGSVLFFYCVLNFITGNFYLFYLLLLAPLMYCFDDKVLLPFFFKSKRNEVLKVVKEKLAEKNKSQRYFKSFNIFYCTGVGEEEINKIYDSYFNIDIEHEGGRAVTEEECLISGKCSSREINFYNNSHNNNNENENGNAIINVSYIINVKNDICTIFKWLILQNGLQYIRRNYNVSLEIIVHIFCSTLVVILTFLSIAYCKNSALFFYSYVLLLTIYMCYLFLYTNNVLSYLISQMGLLSGLLLIYSNIIFFHGFVNLYWNFLFFIHLICLLVLSLFFLNNQRFIFKYTFQYCYFILFVYFVFFFVHNVLSPNQVMNAQYGSFECMNVYGSFGQIKKDRREIIIEGTTSTKLDDNNTVWSTYEFYCKPDNVHKSMCNSFRLLYYFLPVVYLDRLDWQFHDMSNKEDETILESKWFKKLLTKLYNNDKNTLSLLYKTPFQRGAVKTPTYIRVLNDEYKFASKGEKAWWHVVSSTVVVDPHHITPAQISGNTIGQIGRNGQNGQNGQNEQNGQNGQNEQNGQNEQNGQNEQNGKESVFTSHSLMSSSTPRKSIFRKGPKEPNEAVEKLDMYEEEEAMKQQQVYEEEAMNQQETYEKEAMKQQNIYEEKAERRTELLGEGNIPHEKRKQLEEQKDQFEAQKRVEEAERVEKERQFIEQKKMQQINVEEEEKQQASEEAKKQQTNDELKKQTSDEAEAQRRELRKKEEMLYERKKQLEEQRNELEAKKREEAERIKKERGFIEEKKLQQMKVIEDEKKKLEEEKKKRGEMQFEEHRKIKEEQHEIEKKRAFLEQRKIQELKLLEEEKKKLEEDKKNMHEKNVKAHMQIEREKEELLRLQREINFEKELLKRQESEEDKELNERLRRELRSKVKGEKPNLSKDEQNSIANDARNGIEDDAHNGIEDDAHNGIDNAARNGTVNDATNDIEDDGTNYSADNTKRHDKSQSGEASQNVEETDEAKLLYETNDNQIDEELGIQSEEMNAIDEMLPEQKNISEMMETEQKRIKKEISNKLDKKEHKFGNVRVEESNENNVLEEELHKHLDGGDEEHKKGKILDEVRNENGINNEEDDNIEKQNTYRSYTDNIERKNTTNTTSTKFIDNEINEKLKKIEKHMAIPSHMGKFTVDEKTKNELDEAIKDSYKKHNLLNKYSEKMNKLGFFNLGNNPHGFSETDKLINIFHNTGKTSNVYLMDAIRDSDNGATITASMGGTTSGITTNETSTSDSATNSASNSLNSRSTFTRTTK; encoded by the exons atggaaaaaaatgacATAAACAAATCAACAAAAATTTTGATCAATAACAAAGAAATAGACAGTATTCAAAGTTTAAccacaataaaaaattacataaaaattttttttgaaaaaacgTTTATACAAAACTCGACAAGTAGTGAAACATTCCAGTACAAAAGCAAAGCCTTGGAAAACACATTCTGGTGCGCACAAATA ATTTACACGAGAATAATTCTGTTGTCTTGCTTCTTCTCTTTTGTTGTATCTTGGAATCAG AATGTAGCACTTATCGGCAAGGACGGACTCACACCAGCAAGGGAATACGTCAACAGAGTATTTGAAGAGTTAAGGGGGGAAAATGTATGGACAAAATTTCAGAATTTTCACTCCCTTTTTTGGCTCCTTCCAGTTACCGATTTTGTTATTAACCTCTTGCCGCTCGTAG GCATAATGTTAAGTGTGGTTAGCCTTCTCCTGAACCGCATAAACTTAGTGACTGTGGtacctatatatatcattCTTCAGTCGATTTATAGCATAGGGAATATATGGTTTAACTATGTATTTGAAATAGAGTTACTGGAATTAGTGTTCCTATGTTTGTTTGTTATACCATTATGGGAAAACCCCTTAAAGAGTAAATACTCGACAACTTGTTTAATGAAATACATATGTAggttttttgtatttaaagTATTGTTAGGTACAAGTTTAATTCGATTCAAGAATAGCGAATTATGGAGTCGTTTGGAAGGaaaatattacttatatGAAACTCAGCCACTACCTTCCActatatcatatttatttcattcgAGTGTTCTAGTTAGTAAATTGGACAACTTgttttgtataatatgtgaatgtgttttctctttttttgttttatttcctATTAGATCTTTTCGGCTAGTTGGAGGTAGTGTCCTTTTTTTCTACTgcgttttaaattttatcactggaaatttttatttattctaccTGTTACTCCTAGCACCATTGATGTATTGTTTTGATGATAAAGTTttacttcctttttttttcaagtcgAAACGAAATGAAGTCCTTAAAGTAGTTAAGGAAAAATTAGCAGAAAAGAATAAGAGTCAGCGTTACTTTAAAagtttcaatatattttattgtactGGGGTTGGTGAAGAGGagattaataaaatttatgacTCGTACTTCAACATCGACATTGAACATGAAGGAGGTAGGGCAGTAACGGAAGAGGAGTGTCTAATATCAGGAAAATGCTCAAGTAGAGAAAtcaatttttacaataatagtcataataataataatgaaaacgAAAATGGAAATGCCATCATCAATGTAAGTTATAtcataaatgtaaaaaacgACATATGTACTATATTTAAGTGGTTAATTTTGCAAAATGGGTTACAATATATAAGAAGAAATTACAACGTATCATTAGAAAtaattgttcatatattttgttctacGTTAGTTGTAATCCTTACCTTTTTATCCATTGCATACTGTAAAAATAGCGCTTTATTTTTCTACTCCTATGTACTCCTTTTgacaatatatatgtgttacttatttttatatacaaacaaTGTGTTATCATATTTAATTAGCCAAATGGGTTTACTCAGTGGTTTACTACTAATATACTCtaacataattttctttcatggttttgttaatttatattggaattttttattttttattcatttaatttgtCTGCTAGTTTTatctcttttctttttaaataatcaaagattcatatttaaatatacatttcaaTATTGCTATTTTATcctatttgtttattttgtctttttttttgttcataatgTGTTATCACCTAATCAAGTTATGAATGCTCAGTATGGTTCCTTTGAatgtatgaatgtatatgGATCCTTTGGTCAAATCAAAAAAGACAGAAGAGAAATCATCATAGAGGGAACTACGTCCACAAAACTGGATGACAACAATACTGTTTGGAGTACATACGAATTCTATTGTAAACCTGATAATGTACATAAAAGTATGTGTAATTCGTTTCgtcttctttattatttcctcCCTGTTGTATATCTTGATAGACTTGATTGGCAATTTCATGATATGAGTAACAAAGAAGATGAGACTATTTTAGAATCAAAAtggtttaaaaaattattaaccaAGTTATATAACAATGATAAGAACACCCTTTCATTGTTATATAAAACTCCCTTCCAAAGGGGTGCAGTCAAAACACCTACATATATCAGAGTGTTAAATGATGAATATAAGTTCGCTTCAAAAGGGGAAAAGGCGTGGTGGCATGTGGTATCCTCCACAGTTGTAGTAGACCCTCATCATATTACACCCGCTCAAATAAGCGGTAACACTATTGGACAAATTGGAAGAAATGGGCAAAATGGGCAAAATGGGCAAAATGAGCAAAATGGACAAAATGGGCAAAATGAGCAAAATGGGCAAAATGAGCAAAATGGGCAAAATGAGCAAAATGGGAAAGAGTCAGTTTTTACTAGCCACAGCCTAATGAGTAGTAGTACACCCCGTAAGTCCATTTTTAGGAAAGGGCCAAAGGAACCTAATGAGGCGGTGGAGAAGCTAGATATGTATGAGGAAGAAGAGGCGATGAAGCAGCAGCAGGTGTATGAGGAGGAGGCAATGAATCAGCAAGAGACGTATGAGAAGGAAGCGATGAAGCAGCAAAACATTTATGAAGAGAAGGCGGAACGAAGAACAGAGTTGCTCGGGGAAGGGAATATACCACATGAAAAGAGAAAACAACTGGAGGAGCAAAAAGATCAATTCGAAGCGCAGAAAAGGGTAGAAGAAGCAGAAAGGGTTGAGAAAGAAAGGCAGTTTATTGAGCAAAAGAAAATGCAGCAAATAAACGTGGAGGAGGAGGAGAAGCAGCAGGCAAGTGAAGAGGCGAAGAAGCAACAGACAAATGACGAGTTGAAGAAGCAGACGAGTGACGAAGCCGAAGCGCAAAGGAGGGAGCTGCGTAAGAAAGAAGAAATGCTATATGAACGGAAAAAACAATTAGAGGAACAAAGAAATGAGCTAGAAGCTAAGAAAAGGGAGGAGGCAGAAAGGATTAAGAAAGAAAGGGGTTTCAttgaagaaaagaaattacaACAAATGAAAGTAATTGAAgacgaaaagaaaaagttggaagaggagaaaaaaaagagaggaGAAATGCAATTCGAAGAGCATCGAAAAATAAAGGAGGAACAGCAtgaaatagaaaagaaaagagcaTTCTTAGAGCAAAGGAAAATACAAGAACTAAAATTACtggaagaggaaaaaaaaaagttggaggaggataagaaaaatatgcacGAAAAGAACGTTAAGGCACATATGCAAATTGAAAGGGAAAAAGAAGAGTTATTAAGGCTGCAAAGAGAAATTAACTTTGAGAAGGAATTACTAAAACGACAGGAGAGTGAAGAAGACAAAGAACTGAATGAAAGACTAAGGAGAGAACTGCGCTCGAAAGTTAAGGGGGAAAAACCTAACTTATCGAAGGATGAGCAGAATAGTATAGCGAACGATGCGCGGAATGGTATAGAAGACGATGCGCACAATGGTATAGAGGACGATGCGCACAATGGTATAGATAACGCCGCAAGAAATGGCACAGTGAACGATGCAACGAATGATATAGAGGATGATGGAACGAACTACTCGGCTGATAATACAAAAAGACATGATAAATCTCAATCAGGAGAAGCTTCTCAAAACGTAGAGGAAACGGACGAAGCTAAGTTATTATATGAAACGAATGACAACCAAATAGATGAAGAGTTAGGAATCCAATCAGAAGAAATGAATGCCATTGATGAAATGCTACCAGAGCAAAAGAACATATCAGAAATGATGGAAACTGAAcagaaaaggataaaaaaagagataagTAACAAATTAGACAAAAAGGAACATAAGTTTGGAAATGTTAGGGTCGAGGAGagtaatgaaaataatgtgCTTGAAGAAGAATTACATAAACATTTAGATGGTGGAGACGAGGAACACAAAAAGGGGAAGATACTCGATGAAGTTAGGAATGAAAATGGTATAAATAATGAGGAAGATGACAAtattgaaaaacaaaatacttATAGATCATATACGGATAAtatagaaagaaaaaatactaCTAATACAACCTCTACTAAATTTATAGATAacgaaataaatgaaaaattaaaaaaaatagaaaaacatATGGCAATACCTTCTCATATGGGAAAGTTTACTGTAGATGAAAAAACCAAAAACGAATTAGATGAAGCAATTAAAGATTCAtacaaaaaacataatttactAAATAAGTACtcggaaaaaatgaataaattaggCTTCTTTAATCTTGGAAACAACCCACATGGATTTTCTGAAACTGACAAactgataaatatttttcacaaCACAGGAAAAACTAGTAACGTTTACCTTATGGACGCAATACGTGATAGTGACAATGGAGCGACCATCACTGCTTCCATGGGTGGTACTACCTCTGGAATTACTACTAATGAAACGTCTACTAGTGATAGTGCTACTAATTCTGCTTCCAATTCCCTGAATAGTAGAAGCACCTTTACGAGGACGACTAAATAA
- the PmUG01_11050000 gene encoding conserved Plasmodium protein, unknown function — protein MKKIFYWCTFVVLGTAIPLGISALSLCYLNVDKQKNEEHSYNNEYRRKQRESLGMEKKETN, from the exons atgaagaagatcTTTTATTGGTGTACATTTGTCGTTCTTG GCACAGCAATCCCGTTAGGCATATCTGCGTTAAGCCTATGTTACCTTAATGTTGACAAGCAGAAAAATGAAGAACATTCTTACAATAACGAATATCGTAGAAAACAAAGAGAAAGTTTGGGGATGGAAAAGAAGGAAACAAATTaa
- the PmUG01_11050200 gene encoding conserved Plasmodium protein, unknown function: MKYSAFKNSLRFASKFYQNNSYKLYMNSVPQFSTFTYGKHIKTSPLTNRLDDLLKKNASLISIISVNGLDDLIMQSSKIESVSIADWLLNLVEEYQLMLSCVNMTTIRSWFSIRSMGLSTELSIAKKKKQ; the protein is encoded by the exons ATGAAATATTCAGCTTTTAAGAATTCTTTAAG atttGCTAGTAAATTCTACCAGAATAATAGTTATAAGCTATACATGAACAGTGTGCCGCAGTTTTCTACTTTTACATATGGCAAACACATAAAAAC gagCCCATTAACAAATAGGCTGGAcgatttgttaaaaaaaaatgctagCTTAATAAGCATAATTAGCGTGAATGGATTGGATGATTTAATTATGCAGTCGTCAAAAATTG AATCGGTTTCAATCGCAGACTGGTTGCTGAACCTTGTGGAAGAGTATCAAT TAATGCTATCATGTGTAAATATGACCACAATACG cagTTGGTTTTCCATTAGGAGCATGGGATTGTCAACAGAACTGTCTAtagcaaaaaagaaaaagcagtGA
- the P12p gene encoding 6-cysteine protein yields the protein MQLVIFAIVQFLYFFSFAYKTNDDCDFTREPLNVAWNNRNNALAPVDMEDEPYDNDNNIKYCVKFTKGFEILTFICPKKGINYEGIEMRPKECFEKIRINGRDENFTEILKGSIFESSETDSIIIRRVFIPPTIYADMVIECTCDNSLTFKENFIGARGIMRVHLKRNKIFGCDFDSNIDGDDSTYGRSDGGTRNKCEGRLDNNCEESKSGRSAFVKYYDKSKIRSNESITCNVTINKKEVYLGLICPEGYTIYPSDCFENVLYENKIVNIKELLVSHDIKLHIDKKKRMSFATFILNKNENPKGFSCQCVKNNDNIFPLQANFEYANYESFSLCTHLRYFVLLLSLLVLFL from the coding sequence ATGCAGCTTGTTATATTTGCAATCGttcaatttttgtattttttctcttttgcATATAAAACGAATGATGACTGTGATTTCACGAGAGAACCTTTAAACGTTGCATGGAATAATAGGAACAACGCATTAGCACCAGTTGATATGGAAGATGAACCGTATgacaatgataataatataaagtacTGTGTGAAATTTACAAAAGGCTTTgaaattttaacttttatatgcccaaaaaaaggaataaattaTGAAGGTATAGAAATGAGACCGAAGGaatgttttgaaaaaatacgAATAAATGGAAGAGATGAAAATTTCACTGAAATATTAAAGGGAAGCATATTTGAAAGTAGCGAAACAGATTCgataataataagaagaGTTTTTATACCCCCGACGATATATGCAGATATGGTTATCGAATGTACATGTGATAATAGTTTAAcgtttaaagaaaatttcaTAGGTGCACGAGGAATTATGAGGGTGCATTTGAAGagaaacaaaatttttgGCTGTGATTTTGATAGCAATATTGACGGTGATGATAGTACGTATGGACGTAGCGATGGAGGTACTAGAAATAAGTGTGAGGGCCGACTTGACAACAACTGTGAAGAGTCGAAGAGTGGAAGAAGCGCTTTTGTGAAATATTATGACAAGTCAAAAATAAGATCAAATGAAAGCATTACTTGTAATGTTacaataaacaaaaaagaagtgTATTTAGGGTTAATTTGCCCAGAGGGATATACAATATATCCCTCAGATTGCTttgaaaatgtattatatgaaaacaaaattgtaaatattaaagaGTTGTTAGTATCACATGATATTAAATTACAcattgacaaaaaaaaaagaatgtcTTTTGctacttttatattaaataagaatGAAAACCCGAAAGGTTTTTCATGTCAatgtgtaaaaaataatgataatatttttcctcTTCAAGCAAATTTTGAATACGCCAATTATGAATCGTTTAGTTTGTGTACACACCTAcgttattttgttcttttgcTTTCCCTGCTCGTGCTTTTTCTCTAG
- the P12 gene encoding 6-cysteine protein, putative: MTKLKNIFFVHFLFLSYFVILVKGDTHTCDFNENVSLVFEEKQTKNSTKVCTLNPQVLDKVSVKCGSDSLKYKLYPPKCFEEVYDSLTFKKIEKLKEYVHGISTMMIRKDHENDVDEVSFRAPPSFEEAKKIYCYCENKKRIKVKNKNDYIYEKDITYTGIVEIVLPTIPKKIDGCDFTQNISTIFTKGYDVNHSKNAESNEDVICKVHAQVNKLIGFKCPLNYYIEPQECFIKGYNLNGQLENILNKLPLTELVMDHYNNVFYSKVPSKIDENTHFFCVCTDGKRRLISHFTFTTPEVNTNENTDVYSTKILKGSNSPSLKISLLVIITLLVLPFVLVF; the protein is encoded by the coding sequence ATGAcgaagttaaaaaatatttttttcgtgCATTTCCTTTTCCTTAGCTATTTTGTAATCTTAGTGAAGGGGGATACACATACATGCGATTTTAACGAAAATGTAAGCCTGGTCTTCGAGGAGAAGCAAACGAAAAACAGCACAAAAGTATGCACATTGAATCCTCAAGTGTTAGATAAGGTAAGTGTTAAGTGTGGGTCggattcattaaaatataaattgtatCCTCCAAAATGTTTCGAGGAAGTTTATGACTCTTtgacatttaaaaaaatagaaaaattaaaagaatatgtaCATGGTATTTCAACTATGATGATACGAAAGGATCATGAAAACGATGTAGACGAAGTTTCTTTTAGAGCACCTCCAAGTTTTGAAGAAGCAAAGAAAATATACTGTTAttgtgaaaataaaaaaaggataaaggtaaaaaataaaaatgattatatatatgaaaaagataTTACATATACAGGAATTGTTGAAATTGTATTACCTACTATACCTAAAAAAATAGATGGATGCGATTTTACTCAGAACATATCAACTATATTTACTAAAGGGTATGATGTCAATCATTCTAAAAATGCAGAAAGTAATGAAGATGTTATATGTAAAGTACATGCACAAGTAAATAAACTGATTGGATTTAAATGCCcactaaattattatattgaacCGCAAGAATGTTTTATCAAAGGCTATAACTTAAATGGACAGCTCGAAAATATACTGAATAAACTACCTCTAACAGAGCTTGTCATGgatcattataataatgttttttattcaaaGGTACCTAGTAAAATAGATGAAAATACACATTTCTTTTGTGTATGCACAGATGGAAAAAGAAGACTGATATCtcattttacatttacaaCACCTGAAGTCAATACTAATGAGAATACTGATGTATATAGCACCAAGATTTTGAAAGGTAGTAATAGTCCTTCCTTAAAAATTTCCCTCCTTGTTATTATCACCTTGCTCGTCCTTCCCTTCGTCTTGGTCTTCTAA
- the PmUG01_11050300 gene encoding nucleolar GTP-binding protein 1, putative gives MKDASLYRFKDIKPVVNAKELVDVVLSKTQRKTPTEIHKGFKITRIRNFYMRKVKMCQELFRDKLQTIINDFPKLDDIHPFYADLANILYDRDHYKLALGQCNYVSKSVIRISHDYIKLLKFSSSLYKCKILKISALGRMCKLVKKLQPSLLYLEEVRQNLSRLPSINPHKKTILLSGAPNVGKSSFINIISRANVEVQPYSFTTRNLYVGHFDYKLNRYQVIDTPGLLDRSLENRNTIEMTTITALAHINGVILFIIDISEECGLSIKEQVNLFYSIKSLFSNKSIVIGFNKIDKGNIDSLPVDSKLLIKQIAIDINSTIKFCSFSTLTGVGVEEAKIIACDLLKTDYSSDILLDQENLLKSKLNEHKINLNRAPFIPDSVIQEKIRKMQQKGRNKLNGKEEELDVETTDGDYNEEEENSTKGAFLSATNSTVDDMNGANSNDDQNRGNIANSTNLTMRELKLKKKNKSRQSYLSNRTDNRILQIDLQNENGGAGVYSVDIRRNYDIKEEYKYDVIPEIFNGKNICDFVDINIEQKLMELEKEEETLLDKDVQIDPMWFKTKRVLEKMALKLKRLKLHAKLNEEKQPLYHKKNKTVEEMEKKLDELKLDKQKILESMTEKLNKRNSLNGTARKENVNRESANRESVNRENIKKEKVKKDICKKKQIKDAVYNDPTKKSKIYLSTSTELQRKKAYRLNKIAYKKIVKGTKGEADRSIPCKRPRHLFSGKRSIGKAAWR, from the coding sequence ATGAAGGATGCCAGTTTGTACCGCTTCAAAGATATTAAACCTGTTGTAAATGCAAAGGAACTGGTGGATGTGGTTTTGTCCAAAACACAGAGAAAAACGCCAACAGAAATTCATAAAGGATTCAAGATAACAAGAATACGAAACTTTTATATGCGGAAGGTAAAGATGTGTCAAGAGCTTTTTCGAGATAAATTACAGACAATAATTAATGACTTTCCCAAACTTGATGATATACATCCATTTTATGCAGACTTagctaatatattatatgatagAGATCATTACAAGTTAGCTTTAGGTCAATGCAATTATGTGAGTAAGTCTGTTATAAGGATAAGTcatgattatataaaattattaaaatttagttCGTCTTTATATAagtgtaaaatattaaaaattagtGCACTAGGTAGAATGTGTAAACTTGTAAAGAAATTACAACCaagtttattatatttagaaGAGGTCAGACAAAATTTATCAAGACTACCATCAATAAATCCAcataaaaaaactatattattatctgGTGCACCAAATGTAGGTAAATCAtcattcattaatattatatcaaGAGCAAATGTTGAAGTTCAGCCATATTCCTTTACTACtagaaatttatatgtagGTCATTTTGACTATAAGTTAAATAGGTATCAAGTAATTGACACCCCAGGACTACTTGATAGATCATTAGAAAATAGAAATACTATTGAAATGACAACTATTACAGCGCTAGCTCATATTAATGGTGTTATTCTTTTCATAATTGATATTAGTGAAGAATGTGGATTATCTATAAAAGAACAGGTTAATTTATTCTATTCAATCAAATCtctattttcaaataaatctATTGTTATaggatttaataaaattgataaaGGAAATATTGATAGTTTACCTGTTGAcagtaaattattaataaaacaaattgcCATTGACATTAATAGCACAATCAAATTTTGCTCCTTTAGTACACTGACTGGAGTAGGAGTAGAGGAGGCAAAAATTATTGCATGTGATTTGCTTAAAACTGATTATTCTTCAGATATCCTTTTGGATCAAGAAAACCTTCTGAAGAGCAAACTTAATGAACACAAAATTAATCTCAACAGGGCACCCTTTATACCTGACTCGGTCATACAGGAAAAAATTCGAAAAATGCAGCAAAAGGGTAGAAACAAGCTCAATGGAAAGGAGGAGGAGCTCGATGTAGAAACCACAGATGGGGACTACAATGAAGAGGAGGAAAACAGTACAAAAGGTGCTTTCCTAAGCGCGACAAATAGCACAGTCGATGATATGAACGGCGCTAATAGTAATGATGATCAAAATCGTGGTAATATTGCTAACAGTACCAACCTGACCATGCGAGAACTTAAactgaagaagaaaaataaaagcaggCAGAGCTACCTGAGCAACCGAACGGATAACCGAATTTTACAAATTGACCTTCAGAATGAAAATGGAGGTGCAGGGGTATACTCTGTGGATATTAGGAGAAATTACGATATTAAGGAGGAGTACAAATATGATGTAATACCTGAAATTtttaatggaaaaaacaTATGCGATTTCGttgatataaatattgaaCAAAAGTTAATGGAATTGGAAAAGGAGGAAGAAACTCTTTTGGATAAGGATGTGCAAATTGATCCCATGTGGTTTAAGACCAAGAGAGTATTAGAAAAAATGGCTTTGAAATTAAAACGCTTAAAACTTCAtgcaaaattaaatgaagaaaaacaGCCATTATACCATAAGAAGAATAAAACTGTCGaagaaatggaaaagaaaTTGGACGAATTGAAATTGGACAAACAGAAAATTCTCGAAAGTATGACTGAGaaattaaacaaaagaaaCAGTCTCAATGGTACTGCcagaaaagaaaatgttaATAGGGAGAGTGCTAATAGGGAGAGTGTTAATagggaaaatattaaaaaggaaaaagtgaaaaaagatatttgtaaaaagaaacaaattaAAGATGCTGTATATAATGACCCAACAAAAAAGTCCAAAATATATCTAAGTACATCAACCGAGTTACAGAGGAAAAAGGCATAtagattaaataaaattgctTATAAGAAAATCGTTAAAGGAACCAAGGGAGAAGCAGATAGATCTATTCCTTGCAAGAGGCCTAGACATTTATTTTCTGGAAAGAGGTCCATAGGAAAGGCTGCCTGGAGATAA